The genomic window CTTTCCCGAACAGCGTCGTTACGCCGAGGAACACCTCGCGCACGTCGGACATGAACTGATTCACGCGGTTCGAGACATCGCCGGAGAGCTCCGTCAGCGGCACGCGCAGCGCCTTGCGGTACATCCGTCGCCGCAGGTCCATCATCATCCGGTTGGATGCGTTCAGGATCAGGTACTGCGACAAGCAGCGCAGCACGTTGCCGACAATGTTCACGCCGACCAGCACACCGAGCAGGACCAGCAGGTCGCGCAGACGATCCGCCGGCGTCGGCTGCGCGGCCGCCGGGAACCACCCCGACGCCCATGTGAGGAAGCCTGCGTACCACTGTCGCAGGCTCTGCATTGCCCCCGCCATCTCGGCCGCCTTCTCCGCGTTCCGCGCCGCGGCCTCGACCATCGCCGCGTGGAGGCTTTGCTCCCGCACGACCACCTGCAGCACGGGATACAGCCCGGCCAGGCTCGCCGCGTACGTCAGCGCCACGCCAAGCCCTAACACCATGCCCCAGATCATGTTACGGCGATGGGGCCGGACCAGCTTCAGCGTCCGCCAGAATGCCCGCCGAGCTTCGCTCTTGCTCGGCTTGACCGTTCCGGTCCGCTGCGCCAGCAGCCCCTGGGGGGTCGCGCCGGAGTTGGTCGCCAGGCTGTCGCTCATCGGCTCTCTGGGTTCCCTTCGCGCCGAAAGGGGTTCCGATTCGGCTTGCCGGCTCCGATTCCGCCGGCCGCGCCAGCGTTCGCCGAACCAGCCGGGCCACGATACCGAGTGCCACACAGGCTCGCAACGGGGCGCTGCCTGTCACTTTGGCACTGCCAGCCCGACAGCAGCGCCGCTGCCGACCGCCAACCCTCGCGCGACCACCATCTCATAAACAACGTTTCGATAACGCCTTGCGGCTGTTTTCCCACGGTCACCCGTCTGGCACCCCAGTTGCTACCCGTCCGGAGCGCCGAACGGCCATCGCGCGCCGTCGCGGCACGGAGCGGTATTCGACTCTGCCACCCGGCATGAAGATTCGCTAGGAAGGAGACCTCTGCATGGCGGTCAAACAACTCGCGTTCGATCAGGAGGCGCAGCAGGCCATTCTGGCCGGCGTCGAAAAGCTCGCCGCCGCGGTCAAAAGCACCTACGGCCCGCGTGGCCGCACCGCGGTCCTCGACAAGGGCTGGGGCGGTCCGACCGTCACCAAGGACGGCGTCACGGTGGCCGAGGAGATCGAGCTGCACAACAAGTACGAGAACATGGGCGCCCAGCTCGTGAAGGAAGCTGCGAGCAAGACGAGCGATGTCGCCGGCGACGGCACCACCGCCGCCACGGTGCTCGCTGAGGCGATCTACAAAGAGGGCCTGCGGGCCGTCACGGCCGGCCACGACCCCAACGCGATCAATCGCGGCATCGAGGTCGCCGTCCGGGCCGTTGTTGAGGAGATCAAAAAGCTCGCCCGCCCGGTCAAGCTGGAAGCCAAGAGTGCCGCGGACGTCATCAACATCGCCACCATCTCGGCCAATAACGACCGCTCGGTCGGCGAGATCATGGCGGACTGCTTCGCGAAAGTCGGCAAGGACGGTGTCATCACGGTCGAGGAGGGCAAGAGCCTCGACACGACCGTCGATGTCGTCGAGGGCATGCAGTTTGACCGCGGCTACCTCAGCCCGCATTTCATCACGAACCCCGAGGAAATGCAGGTCAACCTGGAGAAGGCGTTTGTCCTCGTCTTCGAGGACAAGATCAGCAGCGTGACCAAGCTCGTCCCGCTGCTCGAGAAGGTTGCCCAGGCCAAGCGCCCGCTGCTCATCATCGCCGAGGACGTCGAGGGCGAGGCCTTGGCGACGCTGGTCGTGAACAAGCTGCGCGGCATCCTCCAGGTCGCGGCCGTCAAGGCCCCCGGCTATGGCGATCGCCGCAAGGCCATGCTCGAAGACATTGCCATCCTCACCGGCGGCAAGCCGCTGTTCAAGGACCTGGGCATCGAGCTCGACCACGTGCAGATCGCCGATCTCGGCCAGGCCAAGAAGATCCGCATCGACAACGACAACACCACGATCATCGAAGGCGCCGGCGACAGCGCGGCCATCAAGGGCCGCATCGCCCAGATCCGCCGCGAGATCGACCAGACCACCAGCGACTACGACCGCGAGAAGCTCCAAGAGCGGCTCGCAAAGCTCGCCGGCGGTGTCGCGCAGATTAACGTGGGTGCCGCGTCCGAGGCCGAGTTGAAAGAGAAGAAGGCCCGTGTCGAGGACGCGCTGCACGCCACCCGCGCCGCCATCGAGGAAGGCGTGGTCCCCGGCGGCGGCGTGGCCCTGCTGCGGGCGCGCAAGGCCCTGGAGAACCTGCGGATCAAGGGCGAAGGTGAGAAGGTTGGCGTGAAGATCGTCCGCGACGCCCTCACGATGCCCATTCGCCAGATCGCGGCCAACGCCGGCTACGAGCCCGCCGTCGTGCTGAAGAAGGTGGACTCGAACGAGACGGCCACGTTCGGCTTCAACGCCGACACGGGCGCGTATGCGGACCTGATGAAGAGCGGGATCATCGATCCGGCGAAGGTCGTGCGCAGCTCGATTGAGAACGGCAGCAGCGTTGCCCGCATCCTGCTCTCCAGCGCGTGCCTGGTCGCCGAGAAGCCGAAGGACAAGAAGGGCAAGGGCGCTCACAACCACGGACCGGGCGGCATGGGCGACATGGACGACGAGATGGGTGGCATGGGTGGTATGGGAATGATGTAGGCCGAAAAGTTAGAAGTAATAAGTCGGAAGTGTGCAGTAAAACGGACGATCCGATCACGCACCTCGGACTTATGACTTGGCACTTATGACTTCAAACTTCTGGCTGCGATAGCAAACGGAGATTGAGCAATGCCTACCGCGACGGCGAAGAAACTGAAGATTCGTCCCCTGGATGACCGCGTGGTCGTACAGCCGTTCGAGGCCGAGGAGCGCACGCGCGGCGGGATCGTCCTGCCCGACAGTGCCCGCGAGAAGCCCCAGCAGGGCAAGGTCATCGCGACCGGCCCCGGCAAGCTGCTCGAGAAGACCGGCGAGCGCGGCACGATGTCGCTGAAGGTCGGCGACGCCGTCTTCTACGGCAAGTACGCCGGCACCGAGGTCGAGCTCGAAGGCGAGAAATACGTGATTCTCCGCGAGAGCGATGTGCTCGCGGTACAGGACTAGACTCCAGGTCAGAAGGGTGAGGCCGGAAGTGCGGACGGCTTGCGATGTGCCAGCCCTGTGACTTCGAACTTCTGATTTCTGACTGCGGATGACAAGAGAATACGAGCCGTCATCGCCGGCTACAGCACACTAGAGGTCGAAGATATGCCTGCCAAGCAACTGATGTACAGCGATCGGGCCCGCCAGGAGATGCTCGCCGGCGTGCGCAAGCTCGCCCGCGCCGTCGCCTCCACGCTCGGTCCCGTCGGCCGCAACGTCCTGCTCCAGAAATCCTGGGGCGCCCCACGCATCACCAAGGACGGCGTCACCGTCAGCAAGGAGGTCGAGCTGCCCGAGCCTTTCCAGAACATGGGTGCCAAGCTCGTTAACGAGGTCGCCAGCAAGACCTCGGACGCCGCCGGCGACGGTACTACCACCGCCACCGTGCTGGCCGAAGCCATCTTCGCCGAAGGCCTCAAGAACGTGACCGCCGGCGCCGCCCCGATGGCTCTGAAGCGCGGCATTGACGCTGCCGTCCAGATTGCCGTCGAGGAGATCAAGAAGCAGTCGACCAAGGTCCGCGGCAAGGACGACATCGCCAAGGTCGCGACGATCAGCGCCAACGGCGACACCGAGGTTGGCAAGATCCTCTCTGCCGCGTTCGAGAAGGTCAGCAAGGACGGCGTGATCGAGATCGAGGAAGGCAAGGGTCTCGAGACGACCTGGGAGCACGTCGAGGGCATGCAGTTCGACAAGGGCTTCATCTCGCCCTACTTCATCACGAACCCCACGTCGCTCGAAGTCCTGCTCGAAGACCCCTACATCCTGATCTATGAGAAGAAGATCAGCTCCATTCGCGACCTGGTCCCGCTGCTGGAGAAGGTCCTGCAGGTGGCCAAGCCGCTGCTCGTCATCGCCGAAGACCTCGAAGGCGAAGCCCTCGCGACCCTGGTCGTCAACAAGCTCCGCGGCCTGCTCAACGTCGCCGCCGTCAAGGCCCCCGGCTTCGGCGACCGGCGCAAGGCCATGCTTGAAGACATCGCCGTCCTCACCGGCGGCGAGTTCGTCAGCGAGGACCGCGGCATCAAGCTCGAGAACGTCGAGCTGAGCATGCTCGGCACCGCCAAGCGCGTCGTCATCACCAAGGACGACACGACCATCATCGAGGGTGCCGGCAAGAAGAAGGACATCCAGGCCCGCTGCGAGCAGATCCGCGCCCAGATCGCCAAGACCACCAGCGACTACGACCGCGAGAAGCTCC from Phycisphaerae bacterium includes these protein-coding regions:
- the groL gene encoding chaperonin GroEL (60 kDa chaperone family; promotes refolding of misfolded polypeptides especially under stressful conditions; forms two stacked rings of heptamers to form a barrel-shaped 14mer; ends can be capped by GroES; misfolded proteins enter the barrel where they are refolded when GroES binds), producing the protein MAVKQLAFDQEAQQAILAGVEKLAAAVKSTYGPRGRTAVLDKGWGGPTVTKDGVTVAEEIELHNKYENMGAQLVKEAASKTSDVAGDGTTAATVLAEAIYKEGLRAVTAGHDPNAINRGIEVAVRAVVEEIKKLARPVKLEAKSAADVINIATISANNDRSVGEIMADCFAKVGKDGVITVEEGKSLDTTVDVVEGMQFDRGYLSPHFITNPEEMQVNLEKAFVLVFEDKISSVTKLVPLLEKVAQAKRPLLIIAEDVEGEALATLVVNKLRGILQVAAVKAPGYGDRRKAMLEDIAILTGGKPLFKDLGIELDHVQIADLGQAKKIRIDNDNTTIIEGAGDSAAIKGRIAQIRREIDQTTSDYDREKLQERLAKLAGGVAQINVGAASEAELKEKKARVEDALHATRAAIEEGVVPGGGVALLRARKALENLRIKGEGEKVGVKIVRDALTMPIRQIAANAGYEPAVVLKKVDSNETATFGFNADTGAYADLMKSGIIDPAKVVRSSIENGSSVARILLSSACLVAEKPKDKKGKGAHNHGPGGMGDMDDEMGGMGGMGMM
- the groES gene encoding co-chaperone GroES, which produces MPTATAKKLKIRPLDDRVVVQPFEAEERTRGGIVLPDSAREKPQQGKVIATGPGKLLEKTGERGTMSLKVGDAVFYGKYAGTEVELEGEKYVILRESDVLAVQD
- the groL gene encoding chaperonin GroEL (60 kDa chaperone family; promotes refolding of misfolded polypeptides especially under stressful conditions; forms two stacked rings of heptamers to form a barrel-shaped 14mer; ends can be capped by GroES; misfolded proteins enter the barrel where they are refolded when GroES binds); the protein is MPAKQLMYSDRARQEMLAGVRKLARAVASTLGPVGRNVLLQKSWGAPRITKDGVTVSKEVELPEPFQNMGAKLVNEVASKTSDAAGDGTTTATVLAEAIFAEGLKNVTAGAAPMALKRGIDAAVQIAVEEIKKQSTKVRGKDDIAKVATISANGDTEVGKILSAAFEKVSKDGVIEIEEGKGLETTWEHVEGMQFDKGFISPYFITNPTSLEVLLEDPYILIYEKKISSIRDLVPLLEKVLQVAKPLLVIAEDLEGEALATLVVNKLRGLLNVAAVKAPGFGDRRKAMLEDIAVLTGGEFVSEDRGIKLENVELSMLGTAKRVVITKDDTTIIEGAGKKKDIQARCEQIRAQIAKTTSDYDREKLQERLAKLTGGVAVVQVGGATEIEVKERKDLVDDAFHATKAAAEEGVVPGGGVVFLRAIKAVLDAAKQAEGDEAVGYRIVAKALEYPARQIAENAGEDGGVVVDEILSRPKGTGFDAARGEYVDMLEAGIIDPAKVARVALQNAASVAGLMLTTDVLCTEYKEDKHEAIEGATR